In one Gracilinanus agilis isolate LMUSP501 chromosome 6, AgileGrace, whole genome shotgun sequence genomic region, the following are encoded:
- the LOC123251231 gene encoding methylthioribulose-1-phosphate dehydratase, whose amino-acid sequence MTSCLAPEDRSCSHSGLVQDKNHPRNLIPELCKQFYHLGWVTGTGGGISLKHGNEIYIAPSGVQKERIQPEDMFVCDINEQDISGPPPYKNLKKSQCTPLFMNAYTMRGAGAVIHTHSKAAVMATLLFPGREFKITHQEMIKGIKKCTSGGYYRYDDMLVVPIIENTPEEKDLKERMARAMNEYPDSCAVLVRRHGVYVWGETWEKAKTMCECYDYLFDIAVSMKKVGLDPTQHPTGENGIL is encoded by the exons GACAAGAATCATCCAAGAAATCTTATTCCAGAGCTCTGCAAACAGTTTTACCATTTGGGCTGGGTCACTGGCACTGGAGGAGGAATTAGCTTGAAGCATGG CAATGAAATCTACATTGCTCCATCAGGAGTGCAAAAAGAACGGATTCAG CCTGAAGATATGTTTGTTTGTGACATAAATGAACAGGACATAAGTGGACCTCCACCatataagaatttaaagaaaagccAGTGTACGCCTCTGTTTATGAATGCTTACACTATGAGAG gAGCAGGAGCAGTGATCCATACACATTCTAAGGCTGCTGTGATGGCCACCCTTCTTTTTCCAGGACGGGAATTTAAAATTACACATCAGGAGATGATAAAAGGAATCAAGAAATGTACCTCTGGAGGGTATTACAG ATATGATGATATGTTAGTTGTCCCCATTATCGAGAACACACCAGAGGAAAAAGACCTTAAAGAACGAATGGCTCGAGCAATGAATGAGTACCCTGATTCCTGTGCTGTGTTAGTCAGGCGCCATGGGGTATACGTCTGGGGAGAAACATGGGAAAAAGCTAAAACCAT GTGTGAATGTTATGACTACTTGTTTGATATTGCTGTATCAATGAAAAAGGTAGGGCTGGACCCAACACAGCATCCAActggagaaaatggaattttataa